DNA from Brachyspira aalborgi:
TTGCAATTGCAAACTCGCCAGGCTCTATCGCATCGCTATCGCCCAAAGCGACATAAGGAAAAGTTCTATTCGCTTCTATTTGAAGTAATGCCAAATCATAAGCTTCGTCATAGCCGATTAATTTTGCAGGAAGCTCTTCAGTCTCTCCGTAAAGCAAAACCATTATTTTAGTAGCGCCTTTAACAACATGATAATTAGACAAAACATAACCGTCTTCGTTTACTATAAAACCGCTTCCTAATGACCTTTGATTTCTTCTCTGTCTTGGAACTTGGTCGCCAAAGAAAAATCTAAAAAACTCGTCCGCGTATCTGTCTTGCTCGGTTTGTCTCGCTTCAATTTCAGTAGATATATTAACTACGGCGTCCATATTTTTATTAACTACTTCTCTAATTGCGCTTTCCACTTGCAAAGCTCCGTCTATAGAACCTGAAAAAGCGACTTTTTGAGGAGCGGCTTGAGCGTAAACCGTGAAGTTATCTTTTTTATAATTCTTCTCGTATGAAAATATAAAGAAAGAAATTATAATCCCTACTAAAGTAAATGTTAATCCTAAATTTAGAAAAAACATAAATGAAGATTTTTTTTGATTCATATTCATATATAAATACCTCCAAAATAGTTATTATTACAATTTTTTATAAAATTTTATTTAATTTATTGTATTATATAAACCAGCTATAAAAAAACAAAGTAAAATAAAATTTACTTATAATTATTATGTTTATAAAATATTTCAGGCTCTCCTTTTGGTCTCGTATTCCATCTTGGATGAACCCAAAGCCAATTTTCGGGATACTTCCTTATTATTTCCTCTAACTTTTTAGTATATTTTTGAGTATTATAATATAAAGTTTCTTCTTTACTCGCTTTTTCCTCAATATACATTATTTCCGAAACTACTATTTTATGATGTCCGTATCTATCGGGAACATCGTAAATTATAGCTATAGGCGATTTAGTTTTCATAGCGACTGCCACAGGTCCTACGGCGGTAGCGCAAGGATAATTAAAAAAGTCCACAAAAATTCCGTCTAAATAATTTTGGTCGCATAAAAATGCAACGGGCGAATTATCGTATAACGCTTTAAATATATCTCTTAAATCTCCCCATCTCGATATGCATTCTTCTCCTCTTTTTTCTCTCCAAGAACGCATATATTTATCTAATTTAGGATTATCTAAAGGTCTGAATATAACTTTTGGATTATATTTATGAATTCCAAAATAAAAAGCTATATATTCCCAATTTCCTATATGTCCCGTAATTGCAATTATTCCTTTTTTGTCTTCCAATGCTTTATCAAAATCTTCAAGCCCTTCAATTTTTACTCTTTTTAATATTTGATTATTCGACATTCTCGAAGATTTTATAAATTCTGCAAAAGTTATTATCATAGATTTCATAGAGCGCTTGGCTATTCTTTTTCTTTCTCT
Protein-coding regions in this window:
- a CDS encoding lysophospholipid acyltransferase family protein, which translates into the protein MLYKSKKVIMLEYIPLRILMEIISFSPYIFVVLFAKLIGALMYYLVPSARKVALINLKQAFPEKTYRERKRIAKRSMKSMIITFAEFIKSSRMSNNQILKRVKIEGLEDFDKALEDKKGIIAITGHIGNWEYIAFYFGIHKYNPKVIFRPLDNPKLDKYMRSWREKRGEECISRWGDLRDIFKALYDNSPVAFLCDQNYLDGIFVDFFNYPCATAVGPVAVAMKTKSPIAIIYDVPDRYGHHKIVVSEIMYIEEKASKEETLYYNTQKYTKKLEEIIRKYPENWLWVHPRWNTRPKGEPEIFYKHNNYK